In Eleginops maclovinus isolate JMC-PN-2008 ecotype Puerto Natales chromosome 10, JC_Emac_rtc_rv5, whole genome shotgun sequence, the following proteins share a genomic window:
- the LOC134870800 gene encoding interferon a3-like — protein MLNGIFFVCLSLSLCAAGSSVSCKWMQHKFQQFSKNSLDLIDSMANNSTNTTEGAGVDFPNHLYNVASKASAEDKLRFTVQILEEMVVLFDEDKNNASWVKNTEENFLQIVTQLADGLRSCIGNHSHKKKNRKIQMYFKRLTSHVLEPKDHSAEAWELIRREMKTHLVRADLLASSLLTN, from the exons atgctcaACGGGATCTTCTTCGTGTGCCTGTCTCTCAGTCTGTGCGCTGCAGGCTCCTCTGTGAGTTGCAAATGGATGCAGCATAAATTCCAGCAGTTTAGCAAAAACTCTTTGGATCTAATAGATAGCATG GCTAACAACTCCACCAACACCACTGAGGGTGCTGGAGTGGACTTCCCTAACCATCTGTACAACGTAGCATCTAAAGCATCA GCTGAGGACAAACTCCGTTTCACAGTTCAGATTCTGGAGGAGATGGTTGTACTGTTCGATGAAGATAAGAATAATGCATCATGGgtgaaaaacacagaagagaACTTCCTCCAGATTGTAACCCAGTTGGCTGACGGCCTTCGCTCCTGT ATCGGGAACCACAgccacaagaagaagaacaggaagaTACAGATGTATTTCAAGAGACTCACAAGCCATGTCCTGGAGCCAAAG GACCACAGTGCTGAAGCCTGGGAGCTGATCAGGAGGGAGATGAAAACCCATCTTGTGAGAGCAGACCTGCTGGCTTCTTCTCTTCTCACCAACTAA
- the cd79b gene encoding B-cell antigen receptor complex-associated protein beta chain, translating to MRWLLAGCCGLALINISVALHQNLPISQKPRFYGVKAGRDVGIFCLCSNKHKSTIVEWHRVTEYNQVIDGNSSKLATGKKYEFINVSNNQNIFLLIHDVSVDDNGVYFCKTKDHWGPGTAVQVIRNTGGQGSYRSKMKDVLIILQALLLAVCIAAVLLRKHQQLEKKDSIYEEPEIDHIYEGLAIETCSGGLYEELSVYAQAEGAEAPWQ from the exons ATGCGCTGGTTACTGGCTGGATGCTGTGGACTTGCTTTAATCAATATTTCAG TGGCCCTACACCAAAACTTGCCGATCTCCCAGAAGCCCCGGTTCTATGGAGTGAAAGCCGGACGTGATGTTGGCATTTTCTGTCTGTGCTCGAACAAGCACAAGTCAACCATTGTCGAGTGGCACAGAGTCACTGAGTACAACCAAGTGATTGATGGAAACTCAAGCAAGTTAGCGACAGGAAAGAAGTATGAATTTATTAACGTCAGTAACAACCAAAATATCTTTCTCCTCATCCATGATGTGAGCGTCGATGACAACGGAGTGTACTTCTGTAAGACAAAGGATCATTGGGGACCTGGAACTGCAGTTCAAGTAATCA GGAATACTGGTGGCCAGGGAAGCTATAGAAGCAAGATGAAGGATGTTCTCATCATCCTCCAGGCCCTGCTGTTGGCTGTGTGTATTGCTGCTGTACTGCTACGCAAACATCAACAG TTGGAAAAGAAGGACAGTATATATGAAGAACCTGAAATTGATCACATCTATGAG GGCTTGGCGATTGAGACGTGTTCTGGAGGTCTATATGAGGAACTCTCAGTGTACGCGCAGGCTGAAGGAGCTGAGGCCCCATGGCAGTAG